Proteins encoded in a region of the Chryseobacterium piperi genome:
- a CDS encoding endo-beta-N-acetylglucosaminidase H: MKKISLISLLILFIGAFSIISCNSDSLDDAATPKDVALGSGNSTASKVAAFGKNPLSVMYVEVNNNDIREVGQYKLADGRQLFDVAIIFAANINYNTSTQKAYLYFNTQVTNVLSNKNTYIKPLQDKGIKVMLSILGNHQGAGFANFPNQAAAQAFAQELADAVNTYGLDGIDFDDEYANYGANGTSQPNASSFVYLVTALRELLPDKIISFYNIGPSANNLSYNGVTVGSKVDYAWNPYYSTYSAPNIPGLDNAHKGAAAVNVNPSTSTYTNVATATSYAQRTKNDGYGVYLYYDLGATNIASYFSGPSNVLYGQSTVYGNTTVPDTGIVSGATYQLVSAANGTSVLDVLNAGTSDGTKVQLWASNGNTAQKWKITDVGGGYYKLQPLNAPAKSLDVSNSGTANGTQVQIYTDNNTNAQKWKITPIGNDYYTLSPAHALGFNLDVNNGSATNGTKIQIWTANTGNAQKWKLVKL, from the coding sequence ATGAAAAAAATTAGCTTAATATCTTTACTTATTTTATTCATCGGTGCTTTTAGTATTATTTCGTGTAATTCTGATAGCCTGGATGATGCTGCAACTCCAAAAGACGTTGCACTAGGCTCCGGAAATAGTACGGCAAGCAAAGTTGCCGCTTTCGGAAAAAATCCACTTTCTGTAATGTATGTTGAAGTAAATAACAACGACATCAGAGAAGTAGGACAATACAAGCTTGCAGATGGGAGGCAGCTTTTTGATGTTGCCATTATTTTTGCTGCAAACATCAATTATAATACCTCTACGCAGAAAGCTTATTTATATTTTAACACACAGGTTACCAATGTGCTTAGTAATAAGAATACCTATATCAAACCTTTGCAGGACAAAGGGATCAAAGTGATGTTATCTATTCTAGGCAATCATCAGGGAGCCGGATTTGCTAATTTTCCTAATCAGGCTGCTGCTCAGGCTTTTGCTCAGGAATTAGCCGATGCGGTGAATACCTATGGTTTGGATGGTATCGACTTCGATGATGAGTATGCGAACTATGGTGCTAACGGAACTTCGCAACCTAATGCGTCTTCATTTGTGTATCTTGTGACGGCTTTAAGAGAATTACTGCCTGATAAGATTATTTCCTTTTACAATATTGGTCCTTCTGCCAATAATCTTTCTTACAATGGAGTAACGGTGGGATCGAAAGTGGATTATGCCTGGAATCCATATTACAGTACTTATTCAGCACCTAATATTCCGGGGCTTGACAATGCCCATAAAGGAGCTGCAGCAGTGAATGTAAATCCTTCAACCTCTACCTATACTAATGTTGCTACAGCTACAAGCTATGCACAGAGAACCAAAAATGATGGCTATGGAGTTTATCTGTATTACGATTTAGGTGCTACGAATATAGCTTCCTATTTTTCCGGACCTTCGAATGTGCTTTACGGACAAAGTACAGTATATGGAAATACAACAGTTCCCGATACAGGAATTGTATCCGGTGCAACTTACCAGTTGGTTTCTGCAGCGAACGGAACAAGTGTATTGGATGTTTTAAATGCAGGTACATCTGATGGAACCAAAGTTCAGCTTTGGGCATCTAATGGTAATACTGCACAAAAATGGAAGATTACTGACGTAGGAGGTGGTTATTATAAACTACAGCCGTTAAATGCTCCGGCTAAGTCTTTAGATGTATCTAATTCAGGTACAGCCAATGGAACACAGGTTCAGATCTATACGGACAATAATACCAATGCCCAAAAATGGAAGATAACACCTATCGGGAATGATTATTATACATTGTCTCCGGCGCATGCTTTGGGTTTTAATCTGGATGTCAATAACGGTTCTGCAACGAACGGAACAAAAATCCAGATCTGGACTGCCAATACAGGTAATGCTCAAAAATGGAAGCTGGTAAAACTATAA